A single genomic interval of Deinococcus ruber harbors:
- a CDS encoding MGH1-like glycoside hydrolase domain-containing protein encodes MTPQGSPPGAEVLRLDHDRLGHANWKRWGPYLSERAWGTVREDYSASGDAWNAFPHEHARMRAYRWNEDGLLGISDDQGQLCLSVALWNGQDPILKERLYGLTGDEGNHGEDVKEYYSYLDATPTHSYLKALYKYPQRAFPYQQLLDGNRRGKDDGEYELLDTGVFDQNAYWDVDIEYAKAAPDDILMQITVHNRAAFSAQLHLLPTLWFRNTWSWGQPDQERHRIRPDGEWALRADHPDLGAYWLHFGDYREAASLDQPLTVLLCENESNTARLYGVPNASCTAKDGINDYVVQGKRNAVRHDEGSKAAVHCVMTVPAGESRRIRVRLCNAPMLDAFSDFGELLATRRAEADAYYQSLQPAALSADERLVQRQAFAGMLWSKQFYFYDVGQWLRGDPAGPPPPAERRAGRNRDWETLRCADILSMPDKWEYPWFAAWDLAFHTIPLAVIDPEFAKKQLDLLTREWYQHPNGQIPAYEWSFSDVNPPVHAWAAWRVYQMEHKHQGRRDRLFLERVFHKLLLNFTWWVNRKDAEGKNVFQGGFLGLDNISVFDRSAPLPGGGHLEQADGTAWMGMFCLNMLKIALELAQENPAYEDIASKFFEHFLYIAQALNQLGDGQMSLWDEHDEFYYDQVQRPDGGCTRLRVRSMVGLIPLLAVETLEPADLARVPNFQRRVEWFVNHRPDLAALISRWHEPGVGNRHLLALTRGHRMKRVLVRMLDENEFLSPGGLRSLSRIHAESPYELNSAGTVNRIAYEPAESRSGLFGGNSNWRGPVWFPINYLLIESLQKFHHYYGDEFRVEYPSNSGEYSTLSGVADGLSQRLIRLFTNDAAGQRPVFGANERFQTDPHWHDLIPFHEYFHGDSGAGLGASHQTGWTGLVAKLLQQQGQKAGWATRGETQPNTS; translated from the coding sequence ATGACCCCACAAGGTTCCCCGCCCGGCGCAGAGGTCCTGCGTCTCGATCATGACCGACTCGGCCACGCCAACTGGAAACGCTGGGGGCCGTATCTGTCAGAGCGGGCCTGGGGCACGGTGCGCGAAGACTACAGCGCGTCGGGAGATGCCTGGAACGCCTTTCCACACGAACACGCACGAATGCGGGCGTACCGCTGGAACGAAGACGGATTGCTGGGAATCAGCGACGATCAGGGGCAACTGTGTCTGTCGGTGGCGCTGTGGAACGGGCAGGACCCGATTCTGAAGGAGCGCCTGTACGGCCTGACCGGCGACGAGGGCAATCACGGGGAAGACGTGAAGGAGTATTACAGCTACCTGGACGCCACTCCGACCCATTCGTACCTGAAGGCGCTGTACAAGTATCCGCAGCGGGCCTTTCCGTATCAGCAATTGCTGGACGGCAATCGCCGGGGAAAGGACGACGGTGAATACGAACTGCTGGACACCGGCGTATTTGACCAGAACGCCTACTGGGACGTGGACATCGAGTACGCCAAGGCCGCACCCGATGACATCCTGATGCAGATCACGGTCCATAACCGCGCCGCGTTCAGCGCTCAGCTGCACCTGCTGCCGACTCTGTGGTTTCGCAATACCTGGTCGTGGGGCCAGCCGGATCAGGAACGCCACCGCATTCGGCCCGACGGTGAATGGGCGCTGCGGGCCGACCATCCCGACCTCGGAGCGTACTGGCTGCACTTTGGAGATTACCGCGAGGCGGCGTCCCTCGATCAGCCGCTCACGGTGCTGCTGTGCGAGAACGAGAGCAACACGGCGCGGCTGTACGGCGTGCCCAATGCCTCGTGTACCGCCAAAGACGGCATCAACGACTACGTGGTGCAGGGAAAAAGGAACGCCGTGCGCCACGACGAAGGTTCCAAAGCGGCGGTGCACTGCGTCATGACCGTTCCGGCGGGCGAGTCGCGCCGCATCCGGGTGCGCCTGTGCAACGCGCCGATGCTCGACGCCTTCAGCGACTTCGGTGAGCTGCTCGCCACCCGCCGCGCCGAGGCCGACGCCTATTACCAGAGCCTTCAGCCTGCCGCCCTGAGCGCCGATGAACGACTGGTGCAGCGGCAGGCCTTCGCGGGCATGCTCTGGAGCAAGCAGTTTTATTTTTACGATGTCGGGCAGTGGCTGCGCGGCGACCCGGCAGGCCCGCCACCTCCCGCCGAGCGCCGCGCCGGACGCAACCGCGACTGGGAAACCCTGCGATGTGCCGACATCCTCTCGATGCCCGACAAATGGGAGTATCCGTGGTTTGCCGCGTGGGACCTGGCGTTTCACACCATTCCGCTGGCGGTCATCGATCCGGAGTTCGCCAAGAAACAACTCGACCTGCTGACACGCGAGTGGTATCAGCATCCCAACGGTCAGATTCCGGCGTACGAGTGGTCGTTTTCCGATGTCAATCCGCCGGTGCATGCCTGGGCCGCGTGGCGGGTGTACCAGATGGAGCACAAGCACCAGGGTCGCCGCGACCGCCTCTTTCTGGAGCGCGTGTTTCACAAGCTGCTGCTGAACTTTACCTGGTGGGTCAACCGCAAGGACGCCGAGGGAAAGAACGTGTTTCAGGGCGGGTTCCTGGGGCTGGACAACATCAGCGTGTTCGACCGCAGCGCACCTCTGCCGGGCGGCGGCCATCTGGAGCAGGCCGACGGCACCGCCTGGATGGGGATGTTCTGCCTGAACATGCTGAAGATCGCGCTGGAACTGGCGCAGGAAAACCCCGCTTACGAGGATATCGCCAGCAAGTTCTTCGAACACTTTCTGTATATCGCTCAGGCGCTCAATCAGCTGGGCGACGGTCAGATGAGCCTGTGGGACGAACACGACGAGTTTTATTACGATCAGGTGCAGCGTCCGGACGGCGGGTGTACCCGGCTGCGGGTGCGGAGCATGGTGGGGCTGATTCCGCTGCTGGCGGTGGAAACGCTCGAACCCGCCGACCTCGCCAGGGTGCCGAATTTTCAGCGGCGGGTGGAGTGGTTCGTCAACCACCGCCCCGACCTGGCAGCGCTGATCTCTCGCTGGCACGAACCCGGTGTGGGCAACCGCCACCTGCTCGCCCTGACACGCGGCCACCGCATGAAACGCGTGCTGGTCCGCATGCTCGACGAGAACGAATTCCTGTCGCCGGGCGGCCTGCGCTCGCTGTCGCGCATTCATGCCGAGTCTCCGTATGAGCTGAACAGTGCAGGCACCGTCAACCGCATCGCCTACGAACCCGCCGAGTCGCGCTCCGGGCTGTTCGGGGGGAATTCCAACTGGCGCGGCCCGGTGTGGTTTCCGATCAACTATCTGCTGATCGAGAGCCTGCAAAAGTTTCATCATTATTACGGCGACGAATTCAGGGTGGAGTATCCCAGCAACTCGGGTGAGTACTCGACCCTGAGCGGCGTGGCCGACGGGCTTTCGCAGCGGCTTATCCGGCTGTTCACCAACGATGCGGCAGGCCAGCGTCCGGTCTTCGGTGCGAACGAGCGCTTTCAGACCGATCCGCACTGGCACGACCTGATTCCCTTCCACGAGTACTTTCACGGCGATAGCGGCGCGGGGCTGGGCGCGTCTCACCAGACCGGATGGACGGGTCTTGTTGCGAAGCTGCTTCAGCAGCAGGGCCAGAAGGCAGGCTGGGCGACACGCGGGGAGACACAGCCGAACACGTCCTGA
- a CDS encoding DM13 domain-containing protein, whose protein sequence is MKVIERLLLLYPLRALRSSTRSQPGPDLQVWLYQAAAPVKGTPDATIAKGKYVKVGELKKFSGNFSFTAPAGTMLNTYKSVVLWCADVKTAFAAADLQ, encoded by the coding sequence TTGAAGGTTATAGAGCGTCTACTGCTTCTGTACCCTCTCCGCGCTCTTCGCTCTTCGACCCGCTCACAACCCGGTCCCGACCTGCAAGTCTGGCTGTATCAGGCAGCCGCCCCGGTCAAAGGCACCCCGGATGCCACCATCGCCAAGGGCAAGTACGTCAAGGTGGGTGAACTGAAGAAGTTCAGCGGCAATTTCAGCTTTACCGCGCCCGCTGGCACGATGCTCAACACCTACAAGAGCGTGGTGCTGTGGTGCGCCGATGTCAAAACCGCCTTCGCCGCCGCCGACCTCCAGTAA
- a CDS encoding ester cyclase, with protein sequence MDHQHLRDVIRRENEEMWHASNAQIFEESSHDHRVTHTVTFGDIVGHDAHSKLAQMYMDAFTDHHMRIDHLVVEGDHAAYRITHQVKHTGTYLGIEPTGNDIKIVMSYFVRFEGDRIAESWMLWDSLLLLRQLGVEIPMGSHS encoded by the coding sequence ATGGATCACCAACATTTACGCGACGTCATTCGCCGGGAAAACGAAGAGATGTGGCATGCGAGTAACGCGCAGATTTTTGAGGAGTCGTCTCACGACCACCGGGTCACGCACACCGTGACCTTTGGCGACATCGTGGGGCACGACGCTCACAGCAAACTGGCGCAGATGTACATGGACGCCTTCACCGATCATCATATGCGGATCGATCATCTGGTCGTCGAAGGCGATCACGCGGCATACCGCATTACTCACCAGGTCAAGCACACCGGGACGTATCTCGGAATTGAACCGACCGGAAACGATATCAAGATCGTCATGTCTTATTTCGTGCGCTTCGAGGGCGACAGAATTGCAGAGTCGTGGATGCTGTGGGACAGTCTGCTGCTGCTCAGGCAACTCGGCGTCGAGATTCCGATGGGTTCCCATTCCTGA
- a CDS encoding QcrA and Rieske domain-containing protein: MNETSDDRRRLLGSIALGTAAVLLPSRADAQSSVSPAVKIVPLSRLNKEFSLAEFMFDGSAALLVRLSAPPPDRARALEVKVGGNSVFLTAFTRVCTHLGCTPALPDARTHQMVCPCHGSTYSADGTVVKGPAQRSLSLISLEVRGSDVYAVAAAPSS; encoded by the coding sequence ATGAACGAGACCTCCGATGATCGCCGCAGGCTGCTGGGAAGCATCGCGCTGGGAACAGCGGCTGTGTTGCTGCCTTCCCGAGCTGACGCGCAGAGCAGTGTGTCGCCTGCGGTCAAGATCGTGCCGCTGAGCAGACTCAACAAAGAATTTTCGCTGGCCGAATTTATGTTCGACGGCAGCGCTGCATTGCTGGTTCGGCTGAGTGCGCCTCCGCCAGACAGAGCGCGTGCGCTGGAAGTCAAGGTCGGGGGCAACAGCGTGTTCCTGACGGCGTTTACGCGGGTGTGCACACATCTGGGCTGTACGCCCGCGCTGCCCGACGCCAGAACGCATCAGATGGTGTGCCCGTGTCACGGCAGCACCTACAGTGCCGACGGCACGGTGGTCAAAGGCCCGGCCCAGCGCAGCCTGAGCCTGATTTCTCTGGAAGTACGCGGTAGCGATGTCTACGCCGTCGCCGCTGCGCCGAGCAGCTAA
- a CDS encoding lactonase family protein — MNRRSKLFGIALLTVTLAACAQPQTPEVGGNLYAATNSASGNAIVHYARSSDGHLTQQETTQTGGVGTGSKLVPDLAKDGVDPLFSSDSVVISADHTRLFAVNAGSNSVSAFLVGSGGTLSRIGTYPTGGTLPTSIALSGSLLYVSHAKANDSGVQLTGFRVASDGSLSAISGAQYSPSGKTLIAQTVFSPDGSLLEVSELNTGMIDMYRVQSDGTLTTPTVTASTGKGPFSAAFLSNQRLLVAEAGSGAVSSYNVSSSGALTPISASVANGQKATCWLTLTPDGRTVYASNTSSSNVSVYQVDAGGTLALSDAAEGYRAPNGAVDVGGTASSGPVDAVVSADGKYFYQQYSGLGVVAAYQIGGNNLLTALPEGDGSGLPAIGSEGLAGY, encoded by the coding sequence ATGAACCGACGTAGTAAGTTGTTCGGGATCGCCCTGTTGACCGTCACGCTCGCTGCCTGCGCCCAGCCCCAGACCCCCGAAGTCGGCGGCAATCTGTACGCTGCCACCAACAGCGCGTCGGGCAATGCCATCGTGCATTACGCGCGCAGCAGTGACGGCCACCTGACCCAGCAGGAAACTACCCAGACCGGCGGCGTCGGCACGGGCAGCAAGCTGGTGCCCGACCTCGCCAAAGACGGGGTCGATCCGCTCTTCAGCAGCGACAGCGTGGTCATCAGCGCCGACCACACCCGGCTATTTGCGGTCAATGCCGGAAGCAACTCTGTTTCGGCATTCCTGGTGGGCAGCGGCGGCACCCTCAGCCGAATCGGCACATATCCGACTGGCGGCACGCTGCCGACCTCCATCGCGCTCTCCGGCAGCCTGCTGTATGTGTCGCATGCGAAGGCAAACGACAGCGGCGTGCAACTCACCGGCTTCCGCGTCGCCAGCGACGGCAGCCTCAGCGCCATCAGCGGCGCACAGTATTCGCCCAGCGGCAAAACATTGATTGCCCAGACGGTATTCAGCCCCGACGGGTCGCTGCTGGAAGTCAGCGAACTGAACACCGGCATGATCGACATGTACCGCGTGCAGTCAGACGGCACCCTGACCACCCCAACCGTGACTGCCAGCACCGGAAAGGGGCCGTTCAGCGCGGCATTTCTCAGCAATCAACGCCTGTTGGTCGCGGAAGCTGGGTCAGGTGCCGTCTCGTCTTACAACGTGTCGAGCAGCGGTGCGTTGACGCCCATCAGCGCGTCGGTGGCGAACGGACAGAAGGCTACCTGCTGGCTGACTCTCACGCCGGATGGCCGCACGGTCTACGCCAGCAATACCAGTTCCAGCAATGTCAGCGTGTATCAGGTGGATGCGGGTGGCACCCTCGCCCTGAGCGACGCTGCTGAGGGCTACCGCGCACCGAACGGAGCGGTGGATGTGGGCGGCACGGCGTCGAGTGGACCCGTCGATGCGGTGGTCAGCGCCGACGGAAAGTATTTCTATCAGCAGTACAGCGGTCTGGGCGTGGTGGCCGCATATCAGATCGGCGGCAACAATCTGCTCACGGCTCTACCGGAAGGCGACGGAAGCGGATTGCCTGCCATCGGCTCAGAGGGTCTGGCGGGCTACTGA
- a CDS encoding FecCD family ABC transporter permease: MTWPRALWLPLGLSAVLAVLAFLALCLGAVPTPPAKLWAAWQGHDDLTRQLVTQLRVPRVLVALLGGAMFAVSGTIMQAVVRNPLASPDLVGVGAGAGLAVTVLLLAVPNAPAWSVPWGAFLGAWLAFLLVSVLARDGSRLPPVRLALLGVAVTASLGAVQQLLLVRAPDGLGAALGFLSGTVYAADYERLARLWPWAALLLPAAFVAARTLDLLALGEDAATSLGLRVPLARALTLSVAVGLAAAAVSACGILGFVGLLAPHLARLLIGAEHRHQLLLTALLGALLVLVADTLGRILLPPLEVPAGLITTLLGAPYFLFLLRRSAARTTA, from the coding sequence ATGACGTGGCCGCGTGCGCTGTGGCTGCCGCTGGGCCTGAGCGCCGTGCTGGCCGTCCTGGCATTTCTGGCACTGTGCCTGGGTGCGGTGCCCACGCCCCCGGCAAAGCTGTGGGCGGCGTGGCAGGGGCACGACGACCTGACCCGCCAACTGGTGACGCAGCTGAGAGTGCCGCGCGTGCTGGTCGCTCTGCTGGGCGGCGCGATGTTTGCGGTCAGCGGCACCATCATGCAGGCCGTGGTTCGTAATCCGCTCGCCAGCCCGGATCTGGTGGGAGTGGGCGCGGGGGCCGGGCTGGCGGTCACGGTGCTGCTGCTGGCGGTGCCGAATGCACCCGCCTGGAGCGTTCCCTGGGGCGCATTTCTCGGAGCGTGGCTGGCCTTTCTGCTGGTCAGCGTGCTGGCCCGCGACGGCTCCCGGCTGCCTCCGGTGCGGCTGGCCCTGCTGGGCGTGGCCGTGACCGCCTCGCTGGGAGCGGTGCAGCAACTTCTGCTGGTACGGGCACCCGACGGGCTGGGTGCGGCCCTGGGATTTCTGAGCGGCACTGTCTACGCGGCAGATTATGAGCGGCTGGCCCGGCTGTGGCCCTGGGCCGCGCTGCTGCTTCCGGCTGCGTTTGTTGCCGCCCGCACGCTCGACCTGCTGGCGCTGGGTGAAGACGCCGCGACTTCGCTGGGGCTGCGGGTGCCGCTGGCCCGCGCCCTGACGCTGAGTGTGGCCGTTGGACTGGCTGCCGCTGCGGTGAGTGCGTGCGGCATCCTGGGGTTCGTCGGCCTGCTGGCACCCCATCTGGCGCGGCTGCTGATCGGCGCGGAGCATCGGCATCAGCTGCTGCTCACGGCGCTACTGGGGGCGCTGCTGGTACTCGTGGCCGACACCCTCGGACGTATCCTGCTTCCGCCGCTGGAGGTGCCTGCGGGCCTCATCACCACGCTGCTCGGAGCACCATATTTTCTGTTTCTGCTGCGCCGCAGCGCTGCCCGGACGACCGCATGA
- a CDS encoding ABC transporter substrate-binding protein, translating to MNRVSKLAFTAVFTCAALIGSAFADPITVQTANGPLTLPQPARRVIALEYSYLDTLEALGVKAVGAATTTQGGDRGVPDYLRARTRGVTAVGSRAQPNLEAAFALKPDLILADTLGQKTALAALGRIAPTAAYDNRRGSYDDVLAQVLDIGRLVGREAQARQLLAEQANLRAKASAFTKKSAPGLVVAVATEGSFTVHSSDSFIGSLLGKLGRRNLAAPQGGNTQYDLSLEGLVALNPGTLVVLTGADETPTVRAWAKTPLWQKLSAVQRGRVYEFDRDLWTRSRGPIALRSIFAQMISSGLLGDRTPTAPYQFRP from the coding sequence ATGAACCGAGTGTCCAAATTGGCCTTCACAGCTGTCTTCACATGCGCCGCCCTGATCGGTAGCGCCTTTGCCGACCCCATCACGGTGCAGACCGCGAACGGCCCCCTGACCCTGCCGCAACCGGCCCGGCGGGTCATCGCGCTGGAATACAGCTACCTCGACACGCTGGAGGCGCTCGGCGTGAAGGCGGTTGGCGCGGCGACCACCACCCAGGGCGGTGACCGGGGCGTACCGGACTATCTCAGGGCGCGGACCCGGGGAGTGACGGCGGTGGGATCACGCGCTCAGCCGAATCTGGAAGCGGCGTTCGCCCTGAAACCAGACCTCATTCTGGCCGACACGCTGGGGCAGAAAACGGCGCTGGCCGCCCTGGGACGCATCGCCCCGACAGCGGCCTACGACAATCGCCGGGGCAGTTACGACGACGTGCTGGCACAGGTGCTGGATATCGGGCGGCTGGTGGGGCGCGAGGCTCAGGCGCGGCAGCTTCTGGCCGAGCAGGCCAACCTGCGGGCCAAGGCCAGCGCCTTCACCAAAAAAAGTGCACCGGGGCTGGTCGTCGCGGTGGCGACCGAGGGCAGTTTTACCGTTCACAGCAGCGATTCCTTTATCGGCAGTCTGCTGGGCAAGCTGGGACGCCGGAATCTGGCCGCGCCGCAGGGTGGCAACACCCAGTACGATCTGAGTCTGGAAGGGCTGGTGGCCCTCAATCCCGGCACGCTGGTGGTACTGACCGGAGCAGATGAAACGCCCACCGTGCGGGCCTGGGCCAAAACCCCGCTGTGGCAGAAGCTGAGTGCGGTGCAGCGGGGTCGGGTGTACGAATTCGACCGCGACCTGTGGACACGCTCACGCGGCCCCATCGCCCTGCGGAGCATCTTCGCGCAGATGATTTCCAGCGGGCTGCTGGGCGACCGGACACCCACCGCGCCGTACCAGTTCAGGCCGTGA
- a CDS encoding FecCD family ABC transporter permease, whose translation MTALSQQRSMTPAAWYVLAATVLTGCFVASLALGALRLSPGHVWTYLLHPDQSSESLVIWTLRFPRTVAAMLAGAALAVSGALLQGVTRNPLADPGILGVEAGAALALLAGVVFLPSSAAFLVPLAFAGGLAAAGLTLGFASRVGLTPVRLALSGVAVAALCGAVTRGLQLLFEEKAQGALFTLAGSVSGRTWAQVGAAAPWLVSALLLSLLLARRVNVLALGEDVARGLGLNAQRELLLVSGLGVLLAAAAVALTGPIGYVGLIVPHVSRRLLGTDHRRTLPLSMMLGASLLTLADVAARLVGAPAETPVGVVVAVLGTPFFIALARTQRV comes from the coding sequence ATGACAGCCCTGTCGCAGCAACGGAGCATGACGCCCGCCGCGTGGTACGTGCTGGCAGCCACTGTGCTGACCGGGTGTTTCGTGGCCTCGCTGGCACTGGGAGCACTGCGCCTGTCGCCGGGTCACGTCTGGACATACCTGCTGCATCCCGATCAGAGCAGCGAAAGTCTGGTGATCTGGACGCTGCGCTTTCCGCGAACGGTGGCGGCGATGCTGGCCGGAGCCGCGCTGGCGGTGAGTGGGGCACTGCTTCAGGGCGTGACCCGCAACCCGCTGGCCGATCCCGGCATCCTGGGGGTCGAGGCCGGAGCCGCGCTGGCCCTGCTGGCGGGCGTGGTCTTTCTGCCGAGCAGCGCGGCCTTTCTGGTGCCGCTGGCCTTCGCGGGGGGCCTCGCCGCCGCCGGACTGACGCTCGGATTTGCCTCGCGAGTGGGCCTGACGCCCGTTCGACTGGCGCTGTCGGGCGTGGCCGTCGCGGCCCTGTGCGGAGCCGTGACGCGCGGCCTGCAACTGCTGTTCGAGGAAAAGGCGCAGGGCGCACTCTTCACCCTGGCGGGCAGCGTCAGCGGGCGCACCTGGGCGCAGGTTGGTGCGGCAGCGCCGTGGCTCGTTTCGGCGTTGCTGCTTTCGTTGCTGCTGGCACGGCGCGTGAATGTGCTGGCCCTGGGAGAAGACGTGGCCCGTGGCCTGGGCCTGAATGCCCAGCGCGAACTGCTGCTGGTCAGTGGGCTGGGCGTACTGCTGGCGGCGGCGGCTGTGGCACTGACCGGGCCAATCGGGTACGTCGGGCTGATCGTGCCGCATGTGTCGCGCCGACTGCTGGGCACCGATCATCGCCGGACTCTGCCGCTGAGCATGATGCTCGGCGCGTCGCTGCTGACGTTGGCCGACGTGGCGGCCCGGCTGGTGGGTGCGCCTGCCGAAACCCCGGTGGGCGTGGTCGTGGCCGTGCTGGGAACACCGTTTTTCATCGCCCTTGCCCGAACACAGCGGGTCTGA
- a CDS encoding ABC transporter ATP-binding protein has protein sequence MTTPESSVSDSSAALSLQTEALTLRYGERTVVSGLNLSITGGRITALVGANGCGKSTLLRALARLLPPSAGRVLLDGADLHRRPAREVARSLAILPQGPQAPEGLTVEQLVWFGRHPHQGLLAGRSEHDRERVQWAMTQTGMTAFANRSLDALSGGQRQRAWIAMSLAQDTATLLLDEPTTYLDASHQLEVLQLVQRLNREQNRTIVMVLHDLNQAVRYSDELVAVVEGQVYAQGDPAALMTPDLLRDVFGLKAHLLTDPDTGRPHVIPYGLARRATSSKDPL, from the coding sequence ATGACCACGCCAGAATCATCAGTATCCGACAGTTCCGCCGCGCTGTCGTTGCAGACCGAGGCGCTGACCCTGCGGTACGGGGAACGCACGGTCGTTTCCGGACTGAATCTCTCGATCACAGGGGGGCGCATCACGGCGCTGGTCGGGGCCAACGGCTGCGGAAAAAGTACGCTGCTGCGGGCGCTGGCCCGTCTGCTGCCTCCGTCGGCTGGCCGGGTGCTGCTCGACGGAGCCGATCTGCACCGCCGGCCAGCCCGTGAAGTGGCGCGGAGCCTCGCCATCCTGCCGCAGGGCCCGCAGGCTCCCGAGGGCCTGACGGTCGAGCAACTGGTGTGGTTTGGCCGCCATCCGCACCAGGGGCTGCTGGCGGGGCGCAGCGAGCATGACCGGGAACGCGTCCAGTGGGCCATGACGCAGACGGGCATGACCGCCTTCGCCAACCGTTCGCTCGACGCGCTGAGCGGGGGGCAGCGTCAGCGGGCGTGGATCGCCATGAGTCTGGCGCAGGACACCGCCACGCTGCTGCTCGACGAGCCGACCACCTACCTCGACGCGTCTCATCAGCTGGAAGTGCTGCAACTGGTACAGCGCCTCAACCGCGAACAGAACCGGACCATCGTGATGGTGCTGCACGATCTGAATCAGGCGGTGCGCTACAGCGATGAACTGGTGGCAGTGGTCGAGGGTCAGGTCTACGCTCAGGGAGATCCGGCAGCGCTGATGACCCCCGACCTGCTGCGCGACGTGTTCGGGCTGAAAGCACACCTGCTGACCGACCCCGACACAGGCCGCCCACACGTCATTCCATACGGGCTGGCGCGGCGAGCGACGTCCTCAAAAGACCCGCTGTAG